The sequence GACAACTTCAGAAGACCTTATGCAACATTTTATAAGACCTAGCACAAGAATTTCAAATGACCTCATACAATGATTTGTAAGACCTAATACAAAAACTGTATAACTAGGTGAGCTTGATCAAAAGTATGTTCAGACAAATTTAAAAATGTTCATCTAGAAAATAGTATCGCAACAAAAAAATATCGATCATGCAGCAATTCCTTGAGCGGTATCTTTGATTTGCTCCAGTAGTAAAGCTGATTTGTCCGAGTAGCATCTTTGATTTGTTGCGTTAGTGGCTCCAATTTTtctggtttgccaaagaagaaCTTAGTAGCGTTacaatgaataattttttttggtttgcaAATAATTATTttggtgaaaaaaaaatgaatagcAGCTTTTGTTCGAATTAACCTTGTTTTATGGTGAAAAGCCAACAGCTTTGACCTGCTGAGGCAATACATAATAATCCCTCCCTTCAAGAATACAAGGCgtattttgtttaaaaaaaatcaaactttatatattttgatcaataattggtcaaattataagtatgtttagtgtataaaaattatgcAACTAGAAAAACATTTTCACACTGTATTagttttatagctataaactATATGTTTTATAAGAAATAATagtcaaaatctaattttgaaaactaagccaaaataaaatttgtctcGTATTATTGAACGGAGGGCACATTAATAACTTCACCTAGGCTCTTGAACTAGAGAAGGCCCGCGTAGCCCAGCCGAACACAGTTGTACATACTACTTCCATTGGGCTTGCGTAGAGAGAAGACAGAAAGGCCCACTAGCTATCTCCGGCgtgcccagcccagcccagcgaGTGAGCCCATACTAACGGCAACCTGTAATGGGCTGTTCGAAGGCCGCACGCTCGTGAGGTTACCCAGCGCGCGTGCGTCCGGTAGCAAATTTTCCTGTCCTGACCCACCCTGCTCACTGCGGCAAATCACATCCTCAACTGGGCTGCCGACGCAGCCTTCTCTTTGAGCTTCAAGCCCACTCCTAGCCCATCTCTTTCGGCCTTACCTGCACGGACACTGCTACTTAGCGGGCGCGCGCACGATCAGACATGCTGTCTGGACTTTCCCATGGGATGttgcctccgcctccgcctccgccgatACTCCATTTAGTTCTGATATGAAGAAATGTTAATTATGCTAAAAAATAGTTGATAAAAATTCTGAAGAAACTTTTCTGATCAAAAGATCCATAACAAACTATTCAATCAGAGGATTTGATCTAAAATTCTAGAACAAACTTTTCGATCAAaagatttgatcaaaaattCTAGAAGAAACTTTTCAGGCAGGCAAAAATTGATCAGAAATTCTAGAAGAAACTTTTCAGATAAAAaagttttgattaaaaaaaatctagaagaaACTTTACTTTTTTATCAAAAGTTTTGATAAAAATTTATAGGAGAAAATTTTCAAAtcaaaaaatttgagaaaaaatctAGCAGAAAACTTTTAGAACAAGAAGTTTTGATAAAACAATATGGAAGAAATACGGAACacagaaaattctaaaaaaaatggaTTCTGCCTTCTGCGGCACCGATGCTTCTGCTACAAGCTCCTTGTCCTTCCGCGGCATGGTAGCGCCGTCCACCTTAATTCGAAATCCCGCCCGGCACGGCATCCTTCTTCGACGGTGTGGAGGAGACACCCGTGACGACGGAAGCGAATGTAGCAGGTGGTGGAAAGGGGTGCCTAAGACACCTGGAGTTAGAGGTGGAGCTCCGACGTGGCTGGAGATGATGGGTGGCTGCAAGATGTCATTTGCGTCATTGCATTGCTCCTTGCCTCCTTGGCTGTGGGGTGAAGGGGTAAGGGGAAAGGGGGAAAAAGACGTTTGCATCAGGAGAAGGGGAAAGGAAAGGTGCAACAACGCGCTCATGAGGATCTTAGGGCATGTTTGAATTGAAGCACCAGCTCGCCCCGCCGAAAAAATGGCATTGATCACGCCCGCATGGCTTGTTTGGATATATGCCAATTCCCGGCTCATCCACGCTCCTGCGCCCGCCTGCAGTGGACAAAAGCACAGGTCAAATCGTCCGCCAAAAATTTGGCTCGCCAACGTTTAGCGGGGCTAGCGTGGGCTCAATCCAAACAACTCCTTAGAGGCAGCCTTTCATTGTCTATTGGCGGGTGTCAACGATGAGTAAATTATATATACTCGTCAGCTAGAAGCCACATTCTGGTTAGAGTTGGCTAAAGGAGGGTGTgggtagagagagaggggaacgGTGTGagctaggaaaaaaaaaaggaacagtcCATTATGTATGTCTCTGGTCATAGATAAGGATCGAGAACTTTTGGTTGCTGGCCGAGGGCGCTAACGCGAAAAGGCAAAGGAAGCCCAACCAAGATCATGCGCGAACAGAGAAGGGAGCGCTAGCGCTCTAAAGAGCAGTTTCGCGCCCGCACCTCCATGTCATCCACACCATGTTTCCTCCTCGTGGTCGTGCCCCGCCCCTCGGAGATCCTGCTGGATCTCGCACGACCCGCCGTGCATGGACACGCGCCGCCGCTCACCAATCTCCGGGCTCGCGCTAGTGTGGCAAATTGGCaacaaagtccggaagttgcgTGGAGAAGGAACTAAAGCATCGAAGTACAGTGCATGTACCGTAGCATCCCTTTCAATCTTTCAGTGTTCCCATCGAATATGACCTGTTTCCGGAGATAGTGGTATACTCGCAGAGTCGCACTGGTCGAAGGAGTTGTCCTAAATATGTTCGAATCATCTGATTTAGACTGAAGATCATGACATCTAAGCGAAGTCCGGGCTGTCCTCTTTCCTAATACTATTCGGACTAGGTAAAATTTGTGCCTCAACGCGAATACATCCCCTCAGTCTCCTGTGTTCCATTTATCGACTACaaattgagaaaaaatagaagtgGCACCATCTTCCTACAGTGAAATCCTTTAATGTAGACACGCGATTAGCTACGACATTATTGTTTCTCGTGAGACGCTAGCTGTACCTCCGCTGCAATCTTTAGCTGTATTTATTGGCTGCGCTACAGCAGGGGCGAAGCTAGCATCGGAGATATGGGTGTATGGCTCTGTATCATAGTCACAGTAATTTACTGTTTATCAGAActaattttaatattatttttggacAGGAGGTGCATGTACATCCACACTATAACCTAGCTCCACCCCTGCGCTACATGATATATTGTTGTAGAAAGTAGAGGAGTGGAAGATATGCTATAATATGCCAAATATTGGAAGTGATGTCTATGAACTATTTCGTTAAAAATAGATGTCACTTTAGTAATAGATTTTGTACCGGATGATATTTCATACGGTGTATTGCCTATTTGTTTTATTTATTATACCTCTATTTTTAACGCTGATATGATATACTAATAAACAAGGTTGTATGTAAAAATATTGCATATGCTAGAatatgtttatatatattttttaaaaaagctcATGCGTGTTCATGCATGGACACGCCATCTGCATTTCGAACGATGACAGGAATTGACCATCGAATGGCGCTACTCAGCTACACGGGATCTGAGACAATGCGCGCGATAACTTGTTTTTCGTGATTTGTCAATTTCATATCCTATAAACAGAATCGAGTTTGGCTTTGAAATTTTATATATGTCACCACCTCCTCTACCAGTGTGATTTTTTTCAGATATTTTTAAAACTTCTAAACATGAATTTTTAAGGGTTTTCACGATTTTACTAAGAAGGGGTACGGTTTCCACTAAATATTTTCTACGGATGACAGGCAAACTGGCAAAGGGCGGAGATTGTTTGCCCCCCGCCCGATTGCCTGCCAGACAGCGTACGCTTCCAACGACACCGCAACCTACGAGCCACACTAGTGCCATAGCTAGCTGGCCCCCCTCGCTCCCGTCCTCATGACTCAGCTCGTCCTCCCCCCTCAACCTCCGGGCCACGCACAACACGAAACGAATAGCCGGACAGCACGTACGGACGCGCGGGCCCTTCGCGCGCAGATCGTGATGTCGCCTGCACGATCTGCCAGTGCGACGTGGGACGGGGAATGTGGCTGAAAAGGAAAGCCGAACCGCGCCCCGCCCCGCACCGCGTCCGGCGTGCGCGGTCGACGGACGGGCCAGGCACTGTGCGTCTGTACCGCGCCCTGTCTCGCGTGAGCTGGACTCCAATTGACGGCCTTGTCGCGAGAGCCGGCAGGGTCGCGGGGGAGGCATGGGGGCCAACTCACTCGACAGCGCGCGCGGCGACGACGTGCGACCGAACTGGGGGCGGAAGCTAGCAGCAGCCAGCGGACGGGCGGGTTTGGTGCGAGTGGCCAGGGTCGCGCGCAGGCTGCGGTTCACTTGTTTCGTGGTTtgctcatcgtcgtcgtcgatgCATCAGCGCCTGTACGTACCGTGCGTGGCGTGTGGGCGCTGGGGCTCGTCCGGTCCCTGTACTCGCTACAAGGGACGAACGGATCAAGAGAGGAGCAGGCCAGACTTGCGGGGGACGCTCACGCCTTCTGGGGGTCGGGAACCTGCAGGCTCGTGGAGTAGTTGATCTTGTTCAGTTGTTTCCTTGTTTGGTTTGGCAGAGCAAAATGGAGACGGTGAGTGAGATGTGTATGGTTCGTCCAAGGTGATCACCGAGAGGACGACACCTCGATGTAACCATGGCTTTAATAAAGCTTCCATTATCCAAAAAACAAGAGGACGGCAGGGTCTTACTGCAGGTTGTTCAGTAGTTGTAGCTAGTAAAAATTTACTGGTGAGGAGGGGTGATGGGGAGCTATGAAAAAGAATGTGAGAAAAGAGCATATTGGGATAAGAAAAAAGATATATTTAAtcaatttattatttttgaacTAAAGGCTAGAGCACTGCCGCTTCATGTGTAAGAACAAGTTATCCCATAATAAGGAAAAGGCATCGACGAGGATttaataattaaaaatttaCTAAACATACGATATATCCTGAAGATAGATCACTATCATACACTTGTCCTTCATCTGATACGGTATGTTTAATAACCGCTATTAAATAAGACATGTGCTAATATTCTAGGCAGTTTATCATATTCCACACAAAAAATCATCCTCAGATTAGGAAGGAGTCATTCAAATATTCGAAAGTAATACAATCCGAGAATGTTACACTCAGATACATTGAGTATAGTATGTCTTTCTGACCCGACTATATAAAGAGGGAGGTAGTACATCCAAGAGGGATCGGAGGAAGCTTGGTTGGAAGCTAGAAGCTGGATAAGCAATATGAAACAAGCCTAGCCagatagaagaagaaataaCCCATAGAGATCTACAACAGACTTAAACCACGATTAGATTCATCTAACAATGGCTTCGGGATGTAGAACACGAGAAAACTCTTTGAGATCCGTAGGATTAGATCTAGATATACTCAtattgtaattatcttctcTTGATATTAATCAAGATATAACCTAATataaggctattatcctaaTAGAGGTATGAATCTATACAAAATTTTATATCATCCTTTCGATACTCATAGCTGGTGAAAAAGTACccctactttaaataagtatttgtatAATAGACTTTACAAATCATCAACAAAAGCCAAACCAAACAACACTCACTGTAAAACTACCTAAACTGTAACACCTGGCCAACTATCTAGCTAAACTAGCCCCAATGTGGTCAATGCCGCCGTCAATCAGACCGATGCTACACCAAAGCCCACTGCCACCCTAATGCGGGGAAGATCAGAATGACCTCCAAGGcaacgcctccaaggagggaTTCTTCCTTCCTCTAAGAACAAGATGTAGGATTTGATAGAGATCCAATTCCGAGATCCATACAATATTTAGAGTTTGTAAGATATAATATAGTAATTTAAATATTtgtttttagttcaaaataggAACAAGATTTTCAACCAAAAACTTGAAATATGTTTATAGCTCCAGTTTCAAGATGTAGGATTCATGTTCCACCAAGCCTTTCCTCCCCCGGTCCCCTCTCGTGGTTCTATCAATTACTTATGTCTAGTGAACTAAGTGTAGCTCGGTTGATAGCTCCTCCCATCACGGAGGCTACCTGCTCAGACTCAATCCAGTAGTGTCGCACCATGGCTTGCCCCCGTGAGTTGATTAATTCTAGATAGCCTCAAGCGTCTATGGATCATAATAGGATCACGACATACCCGTCGCTAACAGAGTCGAGGGCTTTGTAATCATCTTCAGTAAACGTGTGTGCAGGTTGTAAGTTTAGAATGTATGCGGGGTGTGCATGTATAGAGTACGGTGTGAGTTCAGATGCTATAACTTGCATTTAGTGCCGagactaaaaaaaaaacttatgccTAGGGAGCTATGCAGTAGTCGACCCCTACCGCCGGACTAGCGCCTAGGTAGTGATCTTTGAAATATTGTGTCTAACAATCAATCAATTTAGGGAAAATGATAGCTACACAGATAGTGTTTTGATTTAAATCCTTTTTTCTACGGCTCAATGGTTGGTTTTGCACACCTGAAATTCATATCAACTCAGCACAACCCAAATTTCAAGGAGCAAAGAGACAACCCTGGTAGCTGTTTGTGATATCACCCAATGGTGATTGTACCAATGATCTGCATCATTTATAACCACGTAGCTTACATTTTCATCATTATCAGGGAaagctaaaaagaaaaggaagcctTTCTCCTTCAACTTATTTTGATCAGGAGAAGGGcaagcaaagaaaagaaagaaagaaaaactatCTAGCTTGCTAGGTTAAATCAATGCCTAATCAAAGTGTCAAACTATTATATCCTCAACATTATCACCCTCACAACCCTTACTATCCGCCGTACTATTTTCTCTCCATAATTTGACGGGCAAGCCGTGCTTAGGCACAGGGAACGGGCTGTACTCGACCTCATCGCTGGATCCAACAATCTCCCACCTGCAAATCAAGCATAAATGCACACGTTGATCAGAATCTCAGCGTAAGCTTAACTGTACTCAAACTTTCGTTACATCAGTGATCAGTGCTCAAACTGCTCATACAGGAGCAGGACTTGTCAGTTGTGCAAGAAGATAGCGAGCTAGAAGTGAAGACATTGGAAGCATCCATAGTTTTACGGTTTGATTGATGCATGCATACTGGGGATTTGGAGCATGCATGCTGTGGAATTTTGTGACAGGGAGAGGCGGCCAATGGTGTGGCACCAGCCATGGGGCGTTCTGATCCACAAGGACAAGCGAGAATATATGGCAGATCTGCGCGGAGAGTGAACGCACCTGTAGCCGGTGACCAGGTGGTGGATGAGGACCAGCATCTCGAGCTTGGCCAGCTCGTTCCCGGGGCACGCGTGCACGCCGTTCCCAAATGGCATGAAGGTTTTCGGCCGCGGAGCCACCTGCATATGCAATGTTCCACAAACACCCAAAATCAGCAAAGGTGTAGGACTTTTAGGGTTGCccgtttgttgttgttgttgcataccACAGAAAAGGGATGTTAGTGTGCACTTAGATTGTACGCTAGTGGATGTTGTTTCATGCatggattttaaaaaaaattaaataaggCCATTGTGGGAAGTAAAGACTTAAATATTCCAGATAAAGACTTGAGGCAACAGAGGTACTAGGTTAGGTTTTCATAATCCGTTCTACTGTGTGATGTAGCTGTGTCGCATACAGTGGATATAAAACTGTACCTATTGGGTCGAACATAGAACAATGACACACTGCATCTTATTTTCCGGTTACGCTATGCTGTTGTATGTGTCAAGAAATGCAATGTAATTAAGCAGTCATCGTCGTGATGCATGAAGACATCGGTAATTTTGCTATAGTAACAGTGACCCATGAGATGGTGAATTTAATGCATCGAAAAAAGAATAATTTTCAGTTTCTTCATACGTATCCACAACAAGCACAACAATGATGAGACCTAGACCTGGAATCTAGAAGGGTCGAACTTCTGTGGATCCTGAAAGTAGTCTGGGTTATGATGGATGTTCCTGAACAAAGGCATCACCTTCCACCCCTTGGGGATAAGAAACCCTACACACCAAGGAAATACATAGAATTCGCGTCAGAATTAAGGCCCCCACGGCTGCATCTATACGCGGAAAAAAAAGGAGTGCCAGACAGCGTCTCTACGATGGCGTAGCTCCACGTCCACCGCAGGCCGCGCGCGTGCACGTGCGCGCGTGCGTACCTTTGTACTCCACGTCAGCCACGGCCTCCCTGAATGTGAACGAGATGATGCTCGCCATCCTTAAGCTCTCCAAAATCACCTGGATGGATGAGATGGGAACAAAAGAACGGCGCCTTCAGTAACCACACAAGAAAACACGGAATCGTACGAAAAAACAGGGCAAATCGCTCGTCCCGCGGCGCGCGGCCGGGCGTCGAAACCCAAAAAAAGCAGAGGTGTTGTGTGCTCCAACACGTACCCTATGCGTTAGCACCATGCTCCTCGTCTGCGCCCACGTCAGCGGCCGCCTCCCGCCGTTGTTGGCCTCGCGGATCGCCGCCTGCTCCGCCGCGACGGCCTCGAGGAGCTTGGGGTGGTCGTGGAGGTACTTGGCGGTCCAGGTGAGCACGCTGGCGGTCGTGTCCTGCGCCGCGAACAGCACGCCGATGATGTTGTCGGCAACCTGCTCGTCGGTGAGGAGGAGCGCGCCGTCGTCGCTCCGGGACTGCATTAAGCATCCCAGGAGGTCGGACCCCGGCTCGCCCCGCGATCGACGCTCCCGCATGATGTCGCTCAGCACGCCGTGCAGCTGCCGTCGCGCCTACAGTGTTAAACAGTTTCACATGTCATGTACTGTTTTGCCAAAAATGTACTCCTAGGCTGGTTGTAAATGTCGCCGCGTGCTCACCTGGATCGCCTTGTAATAGAGCGTCCCGGGGAAGCTGTTGGGGAAGGAGTTGTAGCCCTTCTCAACGATGGAGTAATTCTTCCTCAGCTCTGCCTTCCGCCGGTCGTCGAGCTGGCCGCCGAAGATCGTCACGATGCCGACATCAAACGACAGCTGAAAGAAGCAAACACGTACGCAGCAATATTCAGCATCCAATCCGACATTACTGACATCTCATTACTCGTACACTAGTCTGGAAATTAACTATATGCTTACTCGCTTCATGGCGTGGAACGTGCTTGTAACCCGGCCGTCCCAGGAGGCGAGCGTGGACTGCACGGCGGCCTCGACGTCCGGCACGAGCGCGCGCAGCGCGTTGGGGCCGAGCGCGCCCTGGACGAGCctgcggaggcggaggtggTAGTCGCCCTGGTGGAAGAAGAGCGCCCATGGCCCGATCATGCGCTCCTTGCTCCGCGGGTACGTCGGCTTGAACAAGTGCGCCTGCGTCACCAGCACGAACCGCGCCGCCTCCGGGCTCGCCAGCATCACGCACGGGCAGCCCAGAAGGCGCGTCTTGAAGATATTGCCGTACCTGCACAAGCCACACGCCCATGCAACCACCTGGCCGTCAGTAACTTCTcatatgcatacatgcatgctgCAGGTTGCAACTTGCAAAAGGTGAGTGAGAGGaacaaggaaggagaaggacATGCTTGAGTCACCAACGACGACTAACCTCTTCTGTTTGGAGGCGAAGAAGACGTTGGGGTCCTGGGAGTAGAGCTGAAGGGTCTCGCCAAGGTAAGGCCAGCCCATGGAGCCAGGGGGCAGCTTCAAGGCTGACTGCTCATGGCCGTAGTAGCCTTGGCCTTTCCTCTTCTGCCGGCTTGCGTAGTGGACGTACAACGCGAAGCCAAGAGAAATGAGGATGCACACAAGGATGAAGAGGACGGCCATCCAACTGATCCTTGAGAAGGAGATCAATTGGAGATTGCAGACTGGCCTGCTGCTTTCTTGCTTGGTGTGCACTTGTGTGTTGTGGTGTGTGTCTATGCTATATATACGTTCGTCGTTAGTAGGAGAGAGACAGAGTgtgtgaggagagggagagagggaagaAAAATCTCTGATGGATGGATCTTTCGACTGGTGGAGGAAGAGGGAAGGCCTTGCGTGGTATTTATAGAAGGAGCGCCTGCGGGCAGATACCTCGGTGGCATAGGTTAAAGTCAAGAAGATAAAACCTGCATGCGGGAGGATAAGTCCTAATTAAAGCGTATGCCTGTGGACTTGTCAGGGGGAGCAAAAAATTAAGCTGAAATTGTGGGGATCTTCCTTGTGTTCCCACCTACCCCCT is a genomic window of Phragmites australis chromosome 17, lpPhrAust1.1, whole genome shotgun sequence containing:
- the LOC133897752 gene encoding abscisic acid 8'-hydroxylase 3-like codes for the protein MAVLFILVCILISLGFALYVHYASRQKRKGQGYYGHEQSALKLPPGSMGWPYLGETLQLYSQDPNVFFASKQKRYGNIFKTRLLGCPCVMLASPEAARFVLVTQAHLFKPTYPRSKERMIGPWALFFHQGDYHLRLRRLVQGALGPNALRALVPDVEAAVQSTLASWDGRVTSTFHAMKRLSFDVGIVTIFGGQLDDRRKAELRKNYSIVEKGYNSFPNSFPGTLYYKAIQARRQLHGVLSDIMRERRSRGEPGSDLLGCLMQSRSDDGALLLTDEQVADNIIGVLFAAQDTTASVLTWTAKYLHDHPKLLEAVAAEQAAIREANNGGRRPLTWAQTRSMVLTHRVILESLRMASIISFTFREAVADVEYKGFLIPKGWKVMPLFRNIHHNPDYFQDPQKFDPSRFQVAPRPKTFMPFGNGVHACPGNELAKLEMLVLIHHLVTGYRWEIVGSSDEVEYSPFPVPKHGLPVKLWRENSTADSKGCEGDNVEDIIV